In Micromonospora ferruginea, the sequence GCGGGACTTCGAGCTGCGCGGCGCGGACAGTCTCGCCGAACGGTCGGTGCCGATGGCGGTGCGCATCCTGGTCCAGCTCGCCGCCGCCGGTGTGCTCGGCCTGGTCGCGATCGTGGTCTGCGTGCTGGTGGCGCTGCGGGTGGGCCGGTCGCTCGCGCACCGGCTGACCGGCGTGCGGTCGGCCGCGACCGAGATGGCCGCGGAGCGGCTGCCCGACGTGGTCGCCCGGCTGCGCCGGGGCGAGGACGTCGACGTCGCCCGCGAGGCGCCCGAGATGGACCACGGCGGGGACGAGATCGGCCAGGTGGCGAGCGCCTTCAACGAGGTACGGCGCACCGCCGTGCAGGCCGCCGTCGACGAGGTCACCCTGCGCCGCGGCTTCAACGAGGTCATCCTCAACCTGGCCCGGCGCAGCCAGGGGCTGGTCCACCGCCAACTGGCGCTGCTGGACCGGCTGGAGCGCCGCACCGAGGACCCGGACGAGCTGGCCGGGCTGTTCCAGGTCGACCACCTCGCCACCCGGCTCCGCCGGCACGCCGAAGACCTGGTCATCCTGGCCGGCGCCGCGCCCGGGCGCGGCTGGCGCCGGCCGGTCGCGGCGGTGGACGTGATGCGCGGGGCGATCTCCGAGGTCGAGGCGTACCACCGGGTCGACGTGGGCGAGGTGCAGCCGGCCGGGGTGCTCGGCCGGGCCGTCGGCGACGTGATCCACCTGCTCGCCGAGCTGATCGAGAACGCCACCGCCTTCTCCCCGCCGGGCACCCGGGTGGACGTCACCGGCCGGACCGTGCCGGGCGGCTACACCGTGGAGATCACCGACCGGGGGCTGGGCATGTCGCCGCCGAACCTGGCGGCGGCCAACCGCAAGCTGGCCGCCCCACCCGAGTTCGACCCGGCCGACAGCGCCCGGCTGGGCCTGTTCGTGGTGGCCCGGCTGGCCGCGCGGCACGGCGTCCGGGTGGAGCTGCGGCCGGGCCGGCCGACCGGGACGACCGCCACCGTGTTCGTCCCGTCCGACCTGATCACCGGCGAGCCGCCGGTCGGCTCGGACCCCGCCTCGGCCGGGCCGGAACGGCGGCGGATGGCCAAGGTGAGCCGGCTGACCACGGTGCCCCGCGGCCGGTCGAGCCGGCCGGGCCGGGAGCGCCCCGAGTCCACCGTGATCCCGCTGCCGACCACCCGGGCCTCGACCGTGGAACCGCCCGCCGACTCCGACGGCCTGCCCCGCCGGGTCCGCCGGCGCGGTCCGGCGGCGCGGCCCCGCGCGGTCGTCGCCGACCCGCCGGCCCTCCGCTCGCCGGAGGAGGCACGCCGGGCCATGTCCGCGTTGCAGGCCGGCACCGCGCGGGGGCGCCGCGACGGTGCCCGCACGGGCGGCCCGGCGGTCACCCGGATCCGGGACGCCGGCCCGGACACGCCCGCCGACGTGCCGGCCGACGCCGGTACGCCGCCCACCACGCCGGAGCCGGCCACGGAGCCCTCCCCGCCGGCGCCGGACCAACGAACCGCGACTGAGAGGGACGCCTAGTGGTGCACACGACGCGGCAGAACGCCGATCTCGACTGGCTGCTCGACGACCTGGTGGAGCGGGTGCCGGCCGCCCGCCGGGCGGTGGTCCTCTCGGCGGACGGGCTCCTGCTCGGCGCCTCCGCCGACCAGGACCGCACCGACGCGGAGCACCTCTGCGCGCTGGCGTCCGGCTTCTCCGGCCTGGCCAAGGGGGCCACCCGGCACCTGGACGGCGGCGCGGTCCGCCAGACGGTGGTGGAGATGGAGTCGGCGTACCTCTTCGTCACCGCCGCCGGGCAGGGCGCCTGCCTGGCCGTGGCGAGCGACGCCGACGCCGACATCGGCCTGGTGGCGTACGAGATGGCGATGCTCGTCATCCGCGTCGGTGAGAACCTGGCCGCGCCGGCCCGCACGGTGGGAGCGCCGACCGATGCGGGCTGAGTCGCCGGGGCCCCAGCACGAGTGGCTGGACGCCGACGCCGGCCCGGTGGTCCGCCCGTACACGCTCACCGGTGGGCGGGTGCGCCCGCCGGTCGACGGGTTCGACCTGCTGGCCTTCGTGCTCGCCACGTCGGCGGCCGAGTCGGCCGGCGTGCCCGGCCTCCAGCCGGAGCACCGCCGCCTCGTCGAGCTGGCCCGGCGGCCGAAGGCCGTCGCCGACCTCGCCGCCGACCTGGACCTCGCCGTCGGCGTGGTCCGGGTGCTGCTCGGCGACCTCCTCGCCCATGGGTTCGTCGCGGTGCACCGGCCCCCGGCCACCGCGTACCTGCCCGACGACAACATCCTCAAGGCGGTGGTCAGTGGACTCCGTGCGCTTTGACCGGGAGCCGGCCGCGTCGCGGGTGCCGCTGGCGCTGAAGATCCTCATCGCGGGCGGCTTCGGCGCCGGCAAGACGACGCTGGTCAGCGCGTTGAGCGAGGTCCGCCCGTTGCAGACCGAGGAGGTGCTGACCGGGGCCGGTCTCGGCACCGACGACGTCTCCGGGGTGGAGCAGAAGTCGACCACCACGGTGGCGATGGACTTCGGCCGGATCACCATCAACGACGACCTGCAGGTCTACCTGTTCGGCACCCCGGGCCAGGACCGGTTCTGGTTCCTCTGGGACGAGCTGGCGTTCGGCGCGCTCGGCGCGGTGGTGCTCGCGGACACCCGCCGGCTGGCCGACTGCTTCCCCTCGATCGACTACTTCGAGCAGCGGGGCGTTCCGTTCGTGGTCGGGGTGAACTGTTTCGAGGGTTCCCGGCGGTTCGGCCTGGAGGCGGTCCGCGACGCGCTGGACCTCGACCCGGACGTCCCGCTGGTGCTCTGCGACGCCCGGGACCGGCAGTCCGGCAAGCTGGTGCTGATCTCGCTGGTCGAGCACGTGGCCCGGCAGCGCGGCGAGCCGGTGCCGGTGGGCTGAGCGGTCCGCGCCCGATTCCGCCCGGCTCGGACGACTGACCGGGCGGTCCGCCGGGAAGGCTGGTTGGATCGCAGCATGATCGGCGGAAGGTGGGAGCGGTGACCGGGCAGCACGAGGTCGTCCACATCGGCGGCTACACGGCGGAGTCGGACGGGCGGGCGGACGGGATCGTCGCGGCCCGGCGGGACCCGGAGACCGGGGCGTTGACCCCGCTCGGAACCGTGGCGGCGACCCCGTCGCCGTCGTTCCTCGCCCGGCATCCGGCGTCGCCGGTGCTGTACGCGGTCAACGAGCTGCCCGATGGGCTGCTCAGCGCGTTCCGGGTGGGGGCGGACGGCGACCTCACGCCGCTGGGCGTCCACCCGACCGGCGGGGCGGAGCCGTGCCACCTGGCGGTCGCGCCGGACGGGCGGCACCTGTTCGTGGCGAACTACGGCGGCGGCAGCCTGGCGGTGTTCCCGCTGGATGCCGACGGCGTGCCGGGGGAGCGCACCGACCTGGTGCGGCACGAGGGGCACGGCGCCGACCCCGACCGGCAGGAGCGGGCGCACTGCCACATGGTCT encodes:
- a CDS encoding GTP-binding protein; the encoded protein is MDSVRFDREPAASRVPLALKILIAGGFGAGKTTLVSALSEVRPLQTEEVLTGAGLGTDDVSGVEQKSTTTVAMDFGRITINDDLQVYLFGTPGQDRFWFLWDELAFGALGAVVLADTRRLADCFPSIDYFEQRGVPFVVGVNCFEGSRRFGLEAVRDALDLDPDVPLVLCDARDRQSGKLVLISLVEHVARQRGEPVPVG
- a CDS encoding roadblock/LC7 domain-containing protein — encoded protein: MVHTTRQNADLDWLLDDLVERVPAARRAVVLSADGLLLGASADQDRTDAEHLCALASGFSGLAKGATRHLDGGAVRQTVVEMESAYLFVTAAGQGACLAVASDADADIGLVAYEMAMLVIRVGENLAAPARTVGAPTDAG
- a CDS encoding DUF742 domain-containing protein, encoding MRAESPGPQHEWLDADAGPVVRPYTLTGGRVRPPVDGFDLLAFVLATSAAESAGVPGLQPEHRRLVELARRPKAVADLAADLDLAVGVVRVLLGDLLAHGFVAVHRPPATAYLPDDNILKAVVSGLRAL
- a CDS encoding nitrate- and nitrite sensing domain-containing protein; this encodes MNTRDWPIRAKLTALVIGPVTGLLALWIFATTLTFGPALDLLAARTLLYDLGRPGENVVAELQRERRLSVVQLAGDGVLPELAEQRDRTDRAVDELRRRIDGEELRDAADDQLDARLDQLGAALEALPAGRVFIDDRKVDRAGAVGLYSGMIGSAFQAFSAMATLPDVHLNREASALTALGRSRELLGQADALLAGAVTAGRYAEGEHEQLVRTVENQRFLAENAVADLPADERSGYQRLTEGAGFLRLRALQDTLIRADELPTGFDVRAWESSHAEVWQGLRDFELRGADSLAERSVPMAVRILVQLAAAGVLGLVAIVVCVLVALRVGRSLAHRLTGVRSAATEMAAERLPDVVARLRRGEDVDVAREAPEMDHGGDEIGQVASAFNEVRRTAVQAAVDEVTLRRGFNEVILNLARRSQGLVHRQLALLDRLERRTEDPDELAGLFQVDHLATRLRRHAEDLVILAGAAPGRGWRRPVAAVDVMRGAISEVEAYHRVDVGEVQPAGVLGRAVGDVIHLLAELIENATAFSPPGTRVDVTGRTVPGGYTVEITDRGLGMSPPNLAAANRKLAAPPEFDPADSARLGLFVVARLAARHGVRVELRPGRPTGTTATVFVPSDLITGEPPVGSDPASAGPERRRMAKVSRLTTVPRGRSSRPGRERPESTVIPLPTTRASTVEPPADSDGLPRRVRRRGPAARPRAVVADPPALRSPEEARRAMSALQAGTARGRRDGARTGGPAVTRIRDAGPDTPADVPADAGTPPTTPEPATEPSPPAPDQRTATERDA